A DNA window from Acidobacteriota bacterium contains the following coding sequences:
- a CDS encoding HlyC/CorC family transporter, with the protein MEIEIVIAVIILLALVLLATVDMAFSRLSDVSLRRLASDVEENDNRTSEMLREMLENRPRYRFALSATIQILLIVYSVILTLLLLRFVDDRTRLLLAALVIGLGSTVVFRQIVPRIVVASNPDKRLLFFLPIVGPLFSLVSKLAAPFDARMTAKERLKMELTAAPDSSDDRTEDSADDFQALMEVGEAEGIIEEKEREMIETLVEFSDTRVGEIMTPRTEICALPVKSTVKDARDLIVEEKYSRLPVYRDSIDNIEGMIYVRDLMQAWAEGKEDKPVSTILRDAFFIPETKTASELLKDMQLNHVQVAIVIDEYGGVAGLITVEDILEEIVGEIEDEDTEQEEIIEIVEGEDGYWDVIGSTEIFKIERIFDADLEDEDYTTIAGMVTSEAGYVPKEGEKLELRGLAVEILRADEKRIHLLRLRRAEPESEEQAESED; encoded by the coding sequence ATGGAAATCGAAATAGTCATAGCAGTGATTATTTTGCTCGCTTTGGTTCTTCTCGCGACCGTGGACATGGCATTCTCGCGCCTTTCTGATGTCAGCCTCCGCCGGCTCGCCTCCGATGTCGAAGAAAACGATAACAGAACCTCTGAGATGCTGCGGGAAATGCTGGAAAACCGGCCGCGCTATCGATTCGCACTTTCCGCGACCATCCAGATATTGCTTATCGTTTATTCCGTGATCCTGACTCTGCTTTTGCTGAGGTTTGTCGATGACCGGACCCGCCTTTTGCTTGCCGCTTTGGTGATCGGGTTAGGCTCAACCGTGGTCTTTCGACAGATAGTTCCCCGCATCGTTGTCGCGAGCAATCCTGACAAGCGGCTGCTCTTTTTTCTACCGATCGTTGGGCCGCTCTTTTCGCTGGTTTCCAAGCTCGCGGCACCGTTCGATGCCAGGATGACCGCAAAGGAACGCCTGAAAATGGAACTTACGGCAGCTCCCGACTCCTCAGACGACAGGACAGAGGACAGTGCGGATGATTTCCAGGCCCTAATGGAAGTTGGCGAAGCCGAAGGGATCATCGAAGAAAAGGAACGCGAGATGATCGAGACGCTGGTCGAATTCTCGGACACCCGAGTAGGCGAGATAATGACGCCACGCACTGAAATATGCGCTCTGCCGGTCAAATCAACGGTTAAGGATGCGCGGGACCTGATCGTTGAGGAAAAGTATTCGCGTCTGCCGGTTTATCGCGACAGCATCGACAATATCGAGGGCATGATCTACGTCCGCGATCTGATGCAGGCGTGGGCGGAGGGAAAGGAAGATAAACCGGTCAGCACGATCCTACGCGACGCTTTCTTTATCCCGGAAACAAAAACGGCGTCAGAACTTCTTAAAGACATGCAGCTCAATCATGTGCAGGTCGCCATCGTTATCGACGAATATGGCGGCGTCGCCGGATTGATCACCGTCGAAGACATTCTCGAAGAGATCGTCGGCGAGATCGAAGACGAAGACACCGAGCAGGAAGAGATCATCGAGATCGTCGAAGGCGAAGATGGCTATTGGGACGTTATCGGTTCTACCGAGATCTTCAAGATCGAACGCATCTTCGACGCCGATCTCGAGGACGAAGATTACACCACCATCGCCGGTATGGTAACGAGCGAGGCCGGTTATGTCCCCAAAGAAGGCGAAAAACTTGAGCTTCGCGGGCTGGCGGTTGAGATACTGCGAGCCGACGAGAAAAGGATCCATTTGCTCCGGTTGCGTCGAGCCGAACCCGAAAGTGAAGAGCAGGCAGAATCGGAGGATTAA
- a CDS encoding protein kinase codes for MKQPDWENIKDIFSETLEIAPQERDGFLRERCNGDEALYREVRSLLDASDEPENLIEENSIDLASKILDTESDYSERHFGNYRIIREIGSGGMGTVFLAERDDGEFSMQVALKIVRQSIAGSEVINRFRQERQILAGLHHPNIAVMHDGGLSDKGEPFLAMEYVDGDEFIEYCENNDLTIPEKLRLFLKICSAVAYAHRNLVVHRDIKPSNIILTSEGEPKLLDFGLAKIFHEDQKQTQTALRAFTPAYASPEQIIGGKVSTASDQYSLGVVLFELLTGSKPFDFEGKTVDEILLSLQSSEARSPSSVISRSNGHVKNRLSRDLDNITLKALRKEPERRYGSVEALAEDIERYLDGRPVTARPNTFAYLASRFVRRNKTTVIAAVFVVLAVFTGLGIALWQAAIARAERDRAERRFQEVRQLSTSLLFEIAPKIERLSGSIDARETLVLRALDYLDKLAAESRNDESLESELARAYQKVGDLQGNPSKPNLSNFAGAIESYLKSKAIIDALPPTAEHRLMLASTMKELARIRFAQGEFQKSAEDSQTALNVFKTLADETPGDLAVKKSYVEAQIDDAHRLAINNQYDLAIPRYRTALIELDQLDPADGDVQRLTAMVTAYLANALSWDGQQLEAEAENAKAVGAAEILRSRYPSNPNIQKTVFLVYSLAGSNFESIKNDVSLKYAKTALEIARTSVEIDPSDTQARQNLGRALSRYGVTLALVKRASEAVNYLRQAEETILELIGREPRNTVYQDDLATLYTRLGDLEKTRDDLPAALAAYTRSADIFGKMATSDQANLVALRDWAQAMKSVGVTEAKLGQNEHAKRSLAAAIEAVARLKSQNALGKWDEKIFSEMQPILDKLSRERSSH; via the coding sequence GTGAAACAACCGGATTGGGAAAATATTAAGGACATTTTTTCGGAAACGCTCGAGATCGCTCCGCAGGAGCGTGACGGGTTTTTGCGGGAACGCTGTAACGGCGATGAAGCTCTTTACCGTGAGGTGCGTTCGCTGCTCGATGCATCCGACGAGCCTGAAAATCTCATCGAAGAAAACTCGATCGACCTCGCCTCGAAGATCCTGGACACGGAATCCGATTATTCCGAGCGGCACTTCGGTAACTACCGGATCATCCGCGAGATAGGCAGCGGTGGAATGGGCACGGTGTTTCTTGCCGAGCGGGATGACGGCGAGTTTTCGATGCAGGTTGCACTGAAGATCGTCCGACAATCGATCGCGGGTTCTGAGGTCATTAACCGGTTCAGGCAGGAACGTCAGATCCTCGCGGGACTACACCACCCCAATATCGCCGTTATGCATGACGGCGGGCTAAGCGACAAGGGCGAACCGTTTCTCGCGATGGAGTATGTCGATGGCGACGAATTTATCGAATACTGCGAAAATAACGATCTGACCATCCCCGAAAAATTGAGACTTTTCCTAAAGATCTGCTCCGCCGTCGCGTACGCTCACCGCAATTTGGTCGTTCACCGCGATATCAAACCGTCAAACATCATTCTGACATCTGAAGGTGAGCCGAAGCTTCTGGATTTTGGCCTGGCAAAGATCTTTCATGAAGACCAAAAACAGACACAAACGGCCCTCCGCGCCTTTACTCCCGCGTACGCCTCACCGGAACAGATCATTGGCGGAAAAGTGTCGACAGCGTCGGATCAATACTCGCTTGGAGTAGTGCTTTTCGAGTTGCTGACCGGCTCGAAGCCGTTCGATTTTGAAGGGAAAACCGTCGACGAGATATTGCTGTCGCTCCAGTCTAGCGAGGCTCGCTCGCCTTCATCTGTAATTTCAAGATCTAACGGCCATGTGAAAAACCGCCTCTCTCGCGATCTCGACAACATTACCCTAAAGGCTCTCCGCAAGGAACCCGAACGACGTTATGGATCGGTCGAGGCATTAGCAGAAGACATCGAGCGCTATCTCGACGGGCGTCCCGTAACGGCCCGCCCAAACACATTTGCATACCTTGCGTCGAGGTTCGTCAGAAGGAATAAAACGACGGTCATTGCGGCGGTATTTGTCGTTTTAGCCGTTTTTACAGGACTTGGCATCGCTCTGTGGCAGGCAGCCATCGCCCGAGCCGAACGTGACCGGGCCGAGCGACGCTTTCAGGAGGTACGCCAGTTATCAACGTCGCTGCTATTCGAGATAGCTCCAAAGATCGAGCGGCTTTCGGGTTCAATTGATGCTCGTGAAACACTGGTCCTCCGCGCCCTCGATTATCTTGATAAACTTGCGGCCGAAAGCCGAAATGACGAAAGCCTCGAGAGCGAACTTGCGAGAGCGTATCAAAAAGTCGGTGACCTACAGGGAAATCCGAGCAAGCCAAATCTTAGTAACTTTGCTGGAGCAATTGAAAGCTACTTGAAATCAAAGGCGATCATCGATGCTCTCCCGCCCACAGCCGAGCATCGTTTGATGCTCGCGTCAACAATGAAAGAACTGGCACGCATCCGCTTCGCTCAGGGTGAGTTTCAAAAGTCAGCCGAAGATTCGCAAACCGCCCTCAATGTGTTCAAAACTCTGGCAGATGAAACACCCGGGGATCTTGCGGTCAAAAAGTCCTATGTCGAAGCCCAGATCGATGACGCCCATCGCTTGGCGATCAATAACCAGTACGATCTGGCGATCCCGAGATATCGTACGGCACTTATAGAACTCGATCAACTCGACCCGGCCGACGGCGATGTTCAAAGGCTGACCGCTATGGTAACGGCTTATCTCGCCAATGCACTATCCTGGGATGGTCAACAGTTAGAGGCAGAGGCTGAAAACGCAAAAGCGGTTGGGGCAGCGGAGATACTTCGCTCAAGATATCCCTCAAACCCCAACATCCAGAAAACCGTTTTTTTAGTGTACTCTTTGGCCGGCAGCAATTTTGAGAGCATCAAGAACGACGTGTCCCTCAAGTATGCTAAGACTGCTCTGGAAATCGCTCGTACCTCCGTCGAGATCGACCCTTCCGATACGCAGGCGCGGCAAAATCTTGGCCGGGCCCTGTCGCGATACGGAGTGACCCTGGCCCTCGTTAAAAGAGCATCCGAAGCAGTCAATTATCTTCGCCAGGCAGAGGAGACCATACTAGAGCTGATCGGCCGAGAACCCAGGAATACCGTATATCAGGATGATCTGGCAACGCTTTACACGCGATTGGGAGACCTGGAGAAGACTCGAGATGACCTGCCGGCCGCTCTCGCTGCATACACGCGGTCAGCCGATATCTTCGGCAAAATGGCGACAAGCGATCAAGCAAACCTGGTCGCCCTGCGAGACTGGGCACAAGCGATGAAAAGTGTCGGCGTCACGGAGGCAAAGCTTGGACAAAATGAGCATGCCAAGCGAAGTCTGGCTGCTGCAATAGAAGCGGTCGCCAGGCTAAAGAGCCAGAACGCACTCGGAAAATGGGATGAAAAGATCTTCAGCGAAATGCAGCCGATCCTGGACAAATTGAGCAGGGAAAGGAGTTCGCATTAA
- a CDS encoding sigma-70 family RNA polymerase sigma factor — MPAMKTTDEVTKLLNEFGAGNESSPDKLLAIVYDDLRRLAGSYMQNERGDHTLQATALVHEAYMRLVDWKNVSWQSRAQFFSVAAGVMRKVLIDHARARRANKRAGHKLVLDDAISIPEQRPIDLIALDEALQSLEKIDPRQAKIVEMRFFGGLSIEETAYILKVSESTVRRDWTFAKAWFQRELKS, encoded by the coding sequence ATGCCCGCGATGAAGACGACCGACGAAGTAACAAAATTACTAAATGAGTTTGGGGCTGGCAACGAATCATCGCCGGACAAACTCCTCGCCATCGTCTACGATGACCTTCGACGCCTGGCTGGTTCTTATATGCAAAACGAGCGCGGCGATCATACACTGCAGGCGACTGCTCTCGTGCATGAGGCATACATGCGGTTAGTAGATTGGAAGAATGTCTCGTGGCAGAGCCGAGCCCAGTTTTTCTCGGTCGCGGCCGGGGTGATGCGCAAGGTTTTGATCGATCATGCCCGCGCTCGCCGGGCAAATAAGCGAGCTGGGCATAAGCTGGTATTGGATGATGCGATCAGCATACCGGAACAGCGGCCGATCGATCTTATCGCCCTCGACGAAGCCTTGCAAAGCCTGGAAAAGATCGATCCGCGGCAGGCGAAGATCGTCGAAATGCGTTTTTTCGGAGGCCTTTCTATCGAAGAAACCGCCTATATTCTAAAGGTCAGCGAATCAACCGTCAGGCGCGACTGGACATTTGCAAAAGCCTGGTTCCAGCGAGAACTCAAGTCGTGA